From a region of the Cucumis sativus cultivar 9930 chromosome 6, Cucumber_9930_V3, whole genome shotgun sequence genome:
- the LOC101206908 gene encoding transcription factor bHLH144 yields MDFMQSDLNFYLKKATHPTATQGDDNHMQIPLSSAFPSVLPPGRKNLGPFNTVEFQPSEVCPQNFIIFDHTDNRSQIMFHPALANKLSGPTANMCSKYIQKNFCVNDKHHEDREISSPLMEDLDDIDALLSLENENHEDLDGSEDDEVSTARSHLNYGNQSPDSSSSSTYSSKPRKNHSFNPVHKSSSSGSSCNSDVKQLKLKKMVRKLREILPGGYQMTTVAVLDEAVKYLKSLKDEVQKLGVGGLEN; encoded by the coding sequence atggACTTCATGCAGAGTGACCTCAACTTTTACCTCAAGAAGGCAACGCATCCCACAGCAACCCAGGGGGACGATAATCATATGCAGATTCCTCTGTCATCTGCCTTTCCTTCTGTTTTGCCTCCTGGGAGAAAGAACTTGGGACCTTTCAATACTGTTGAGTTTCAACCTTCTGAAGTTTGTCCCCaaaatttcatcatctttgaCCACACTGACAATCGAAGCCAAATCATGTTTCATCCTGCACTTGCCAACAAACTCAGTGGTCCTACTGCAAATATGTGCTCAAAGTATATCCAAAAGAACTTCTGCGTCAATGACAAGCATCACGAAGATAGAGAAATATCATCTCCTTTGATGGAGGATTTGGACGATATCGATGCATTATTGAGCTTGGAAAACGAAAATCACGAGGACCTTGATGGATCTGAAGATGACGAGGTCAGCACTGCAAGATCTCATTTGAATTATGGAAATCAATCCCCCGATTCTTCATCCTCCTCCACTTACAGCTCAAAACCCAGGAAGAATCACTCATTTAATCCTGTCCACAAGTCGTCAAGCAGTGGAAGCAGCTGCAACAGCGACGTGAAACAGTTAAAACTGAAGAAAATGGTGAGAAAACTGAGAGAGATTCTCCCCGGTGGTTACCAAATGACAACAGTTGCTGTTCTAGACGAAGCTGTTAAATACCTGAAGTCTCTGAAGGACGAGGTGCAGAAACTCGGAGTCGGGGGCTTGGAGAACTAA